The following are encoded together in the Streptomyces sp. NBC_00341 genome:
- a CDS encoding class I mannose-6-phosphate isomerase, whose translation MHQPRPYERNPRYAATGGTVVTGWAAAAAALPTAATVLALDGPAALDWEEAAGSLAAALRVRGTEVALCDVRDLWSAAAVERLCVPGPDADPFFLPLAEFSMGDLFEKPPLQRRPQAGVLLVFGPGAALAEPDLLWWADLPKRYAEEAVTRGELPLGANLGRPGTPGELRSLFYTDWPVGDRHRDAVAHRVDRWVDLQGEQGPASLDGDAVRATLAALATGPVRTRPFFNSTPWGGQWAVRELGFEPPNGNTALGYELIAPEAGILVGQDETAQVEIPFQLLCELHPEEFLGPDVHRRYGTSFPIRFDYLDTVGGGNLSLHLHPQEQYMRETFGWPYTQHETYYVTASEPGAQVYLGLRDSTDVDVMRKEVEAAAADGLPLRVEEHVMKHPSDAGQLFMIPAGTPHSSGEGNLVLEISATPYLYSLRFYDWLRRGVSGAPRPLSYAHAFANLDTSRRGDDVLKDLVQQPRTLREGRGWREEVVGALPDMFYAVHRFVIEGPEAAEDDTAGRFHILNVSAGDGIVVETAGGLRHDLAFAETLTVPASVGPYRLHPVGSGPVHVVKSLVTRV comes from the coding sequence GTGCACCAGCCCCGTCCCTACGAACGCAACCCTCGGTACGCCGCCACCGGCGGAACCGTCGTCACCGGCTGGGCGGCCGCCGCGGCGGCCCTGCCGACGGCCGCCACCGTCCTCGCCCTCGACGGGCCCGCCGCACTGGACTGGGAGGAGGCCGCGGGCTCCCTCGCCGCCGCCCTCCGCGTCCGGGGCACCGAGGTCGCCCTGTGCGACGTGCGTGACCTCTGGTCCGCGGCGGCCGTCGAACGGCTCTGTGTCCCGGGCCCGGACGCGGACCCGTTCTTCCTGCCCCTCGCCGAGTTCTCGATGGGCGACCTCTTCGAGAAGCCGCCTCTCCAGCGACGCCCGCAGGCCGGCGTCCTGCTGGTCTTCGGCCCGGGAGCCGCCCTCGCCGAGCCCGATCTGCTGTGGTGGGCCGACCTGCCCAAGCGGTACGCGGAGGAGGCGGTCACCCGGGGAGAACTGCCGCTCGGTGCCAACCTCGGCCGTCCCGGGACCCCCGGTGAGCTGCGCAGCCTCTTCTACACCGACTGGCCTGTCGGCGACCGCCACCGCGACGCCGTCGCCCACCGGGTGGACCGATGGGTCGACCTTCAGGGCGAGCAGGGTCCCGCCTCGCTGGACGGCGACGCCGTGCGCGCCACCCTCGCCGCTCTGGCAACCGGTCCCGTCCGCACCCGCCCCTTCTTCAACTCCACCCCGTGGGGCGGACAGTGGGCCGTGCGGGAGCTGGGCTTCGAGCCACCGAACGGCAACACGGCCCTCGGCTACGAGCTCATCGCCCCCGAGGCCGGGATCCTGGTCGGCCAGGACGAGACTGCCCAGGTGGAGATCCCCTTCCAGCTGCTCTGCGAACTCCACCCCGAGGAGTTCCTCGGCCCGGACGTCCACCGCCGCTACGGCACGTCCTTCCCCATCCGCTTCGACTACCTCGACACGGTCGGCGGCGGCAACCTGTCCCTGCACCTGCATCCGCAGGAGCAGTACATGCGGGAGACCTTCGGCTGGCCGTACACCCAGCACGAGACGTACTACGTGACCGCGAGCGAACCCGGCGCACAGGTCTATCTCGGCCTGCGGGACAGTACTGACGTGGACGTCATGCGCAAGGAGGTCGAGGCGGCCGCTGCGGACGGGCTCCCGCTGCGCGTCGAGGAGCACGTCATGAAGCACCCGTCGGACGCCGGGCAGCTGTTCATGATCCCGGCCGGCACCCCGCACTCGTCCGGCGAGGGCAACCTCGTCCTGGAGATCAGCGCCACGCCCTACCTCTACTCGCTGCGCTTCTACGACTGGCTGCGCAGGGGCGTCTCCGGTGCGCCGCGGCCGCTCTCGTACGCGCACGCCTTCGCCAACCTCGACACCTCCCGGCGCGGCGACGACGTCCTGAAGGACCTCGTCCAGCAGCCGCGGACCCTGCGCGAGGGCCGGGGCTGGCGCGAGGAGGTCGTCGGCGCCCTGCCCGACATGTTCTACGCGGTGCACCGCTTCGTGATCGAGGGACCGGAGGCCGCGGAGGACGACACCGCGGGCCGCTTCCACATCCTCAACGTCTCGGCCGGTGACGGCATCGTCGTGGAGACCGCCGGCGGTCTCCGTCATGACCTCGCCTTCGCCGAGACCCTCACCGTGCCCGCGTCCGTCGGCCCCTACCGGCTGCACCCGGTCGGCAGCGGGCCGGTGCACGTGGTGAAGTCCCTGGTGACGCGGGTATGA
- a CDS encoding ABC transporter substrate-binding protein, producing the protein MRSTGGTTEQSSPPLRRRTVLAGLGAGAATVLAGGCARGDSTASIPGTTSLANDNATWDAGYVAAGRELKKLTGYALRPLSNPNPTAYTQVTQISLQTTKATDLIKWQSGYNLKQLARTGSLSDLTQVWEAYERKGWVTKSLRDAMSYRGSVYGVPLYQSYYVLFYNTRLFDRHRLRAPETWDELLHNAEVLKRAGVTPFVATQSGNWPAYEWFEELISKVDPVFYADLIAGRARYTDPQAHKAMQIWQDFMKKGWMTPADFDQNNGPAALKTGKVGMFLHGSWQSQGLAAAGMKPGEGFDAFVLPPVDASTKRSVITEAGVLAVPEKAVSRDAAMANAAHWLHPSVQRVWTDFLQDGSANPQAVTSNPVLARLRKRAQREHWTELPRYGQSGPPNLMQGNTDDLGAFMTQAMSPEATLRSMAGRASKEWAAWNKDES; encoded by the coding sequence ATGAGATCAACCGGCGGGACGACAGAGCAGTCGTCTCCCCCGCTCCGCCGACGCACCGTGCTGGCGGGCCTCGGGGCCGGCGCGGCGACCGTGCTGGCCGGCGGCTGCGCGCGGGGCGACAGCACCGCCTCCATACCGGGCACGACGTCACTGGCCAACGACAACGCGACCTGGGACGCGGGCTATGTCGCGGCCGGACGCGAGCTGAAGAAGCTCACCGGCTACGCGCTGCGCCCGCTGTCCAACCCGAACCCCACCGCCTACACGCAGGTCACGCAGATCTCCCTGCAGACGACCAAGGCGACGGACCTGATCAAGTGGCAGTCCGGCTACAACCTCAAGCAGCTCGCCCGCACCGGCAGCCTCAGCGATCTGACACAGGTGTGGGAGGCGTACGAGCGCAAGGGCTGGGTCACCAAGTCCCTGCGCGACGCGATGTCCTACCGGGGCTCCGTGTACGGGGTGCCCCTCTACCAGTCGTACTACGTGCTGTTCTACAACACGCGGTTGTTCGACAGGCACAGACTGCGGGCGCCGGAGACCTGGGACGAGCTGCTGCACAACGCGGAGGTGCTCAAGAGGGCCGGCGTCACCCCGTTCGTCGCCACGCAGAGCGGCAACTGGCCCGCGTACGAGTGGTTCGAGGAGCTCATCAGCAAGGTCGACCCGGTCTTCTACGCCGACCTGATCGCCGGCCGGGCCCGGTACACCGATCCGCAGGCGCACAAGGCCATGCAGATCTGGCAGGACTTCATGAAGAAGGGCTGGATGACCCCGGCCGACTTCGACCAGAACAACGGACCCGCCGCTCTGAAGACCGGCAAGGTCGGCATGTTCCTGCACGGCTCCTGGCAGTCGCAGGGACTGGCGGCGGCGGGGATGAAACCGGGAGAGGGCTTCGACGCCTTCGTCCTGCCTCCGGTCGACGCCTCCACGAAGCGATCCGTGATCACCGAGGCGGGCGTCCTCGCCGTGCCGGAGAAGGCCGTGTCGCGCGACGCCGCCATGGCCAACGCCGCCCACTGGCTGCACCCCTCCGTCCAGCGGGTGTGGACCGACTTCCTCCAGGACGGCTCGGCCAACCCGCAGGCGGTCACCTCCAATCCGGTGCTCGCCCGCCTCCGGAAGAGGGCGCAGCGCGAGCACTGGACCGAACTGCCCCGCTACGGACAGTCCGGGCCGCCCAACCTCATGCAGGGAAACACCGATGACCTGGGAGCCTTCATGACGCAGGCCATGTCGCCCGAGGCGACGCTGCGCAGTATGGCCGGCCGCGCCTCCAAGGAGTGGGCAGCCTGGAACAAGGACGAATCATGA
- a CDS encoding sugar ABC transporter permease, whose product MTSAVDRRPTAAPSSVPSPVPPVRTPPRRLKDRLAGAGFLAPAVLFVAALLLTPFAVTLYRSFFSDGRVSGFDWFTNYGLFLSDPVLAKSIENTLMWVVGTVALPLVLGLGIAVMTNGSGWSRVARLLVVLPYAISGSAVAVVWNFILTTDGAANQALQALGLGSFAQGWLLEWPGNTLVMIVANTWQSTGVAVILFLVGLQTIPPETLEAASLDGADGLRKFWYVVMPQLRTVSVIVVGSSLVNGLKSFDLIWVLTQGGPGRNSETLAVSMYQETFLALRPGAGAAVAVVLTVIVLLASWLYLRRQLTPKGA is encoded by the coding sequence ATGACATCGGCGGTCGACCGGCGCCCCACGGCGGCCCCCTCATCCGTCCCGTCGCCCGTACCCCCGGTGCGCACACCTCCACGCAGGCTGAAGGACAGGCTGGCCGGAGCCGGCTTCCTGGCGCCCGCCGTCCTGTTCGTCGCAGCCCTGCTCCTCACCCCGTTCGCGGTGACGCTGTACCGGAGCTTCTTCAGCGACGGCCGGGTCTCCGGCTTCGACTGGTTCACCAACTACGGGCTCTTCCTCAGCGATCCGGTCCTCGCGAAATCCATCGAGAACACCCTGATGTGGGTGGTCGGCACGGTCGCCCTGCCGCTGGTCCTGGGTCTGGGTATCGCCGTCATGACCAACGGATCCGGGTGGTCCCGGGTGGCGCGGCTGCTCGTGGTCCTGCCCTACGCGATCTCCGGCTCCGCCGTGGCCGTCGTGTGGAACTTCATCCTCACCACGGACGGCGCGGCCAACCAGGCCCTCCAGGCGCTCGGCCTCGGCTCGTTCGCCCAGGGCTGGCTGCTCGAATGGCCGGGCAACACCCTCGTCATGATCGTCGCCAACACCTGGCAGTCCACCGGTGTGGCCGTGATCCTCTTCCTGGTCGGTCTGCAGACCATCCCGCCGGAGACCCTGGAGGCCGCGTCCCTCGACGGGGCCGACGGCCTGCGGAAGTTCTGGTACGTCGTCATGCCGCAGCTGCGGACCGTCTCCGTGATCGTCGTCGGCAGCAGCCTGGTCAACGGGCTCAAGTCGTTCGACCTGATCTGGGTGCTGACGCAGGGCGGCCCCGGCCGCAACTCCGAGACGCTCGCGGTCTCGATGTACCAGGAGACGTTCCTCGCGCTGCGTCCCGGCGCCGGGGCGGCGGTCGCCGTCGTCCTCACCGTCATCGTGCTGCTGGCCTCCTGGCTGTATCTGCGGCGCCAGCTGACCCCGAAAGGCGCATGA
- a CDS encoding carbohydrate ABC transporter permease — protein sequence MSTRRITAGTAVRNTVLVLVSLLWAVPTWLLVVNALVPAAEYGGSPHWLPHGGFGLFDNMSQAWTRARLGPAMGNSLLYAVTSSAAAIVVATTAAFATVIMPVKRKALWFWLIYSGTLLPLQVFLRPLFLAYARTGLYDAQIGLFVVYVAVAIPFAYFIMRNFAQTLPGEVIEAARLDGASWWRVFWQIHVPLSRSAMVAAFVFQFVAVWNDLLFGITLSTSRNIRPVMAALAELQGNYSNVGPPVVLGGALLVSLPTVVLFFSAQRFFVSSLKLG from the coding sequence ATGTCCACCCGCCGTATCACCGCCGGCACCGCCGTCCGCAACACCGTCCTGGTGCTCGTCTCCCTCCTCTGGGCCGTGCCGACCTGGCTGCTGGTGGTCAACGCACTGGTGCCCGCCGCCGAGTACGGCGGCAGCCCGCACTGGCTGCCGCACGGGGGATTCGGCCTGTTCGACAACATGTCCCAGGCGTGGACCCGGGCCAGGCTGGGCCCCGCGATGGGCAACAGCCTGCTGTACGCGGTGACCAGCTCGGCCGCGGCGATCGTGGTCGCCACGACCGCCGCGTTCGCCACCGTGATCATGCCCGTGAAGCGCAAGGCACTGTGGTTTTGGCTGATCTACTCGGGCACCCTGCTGCCCCTCCAGGTCTTCCTGCGGCCGCTGTTCCTCGCTTACGCGCGCACCGGCCTCTACGACGCGCAGATCGGCCTGTTCGTGGTCTATGTCGCGGTGGCGATCCCGTTCGCGTACTTCATCATGCGCAACTTCGCCCAGACCCTGCCCGGTGAGGTGATCGAGGCCGCGCGGCTGGACGGCGCGTCCTGGTGGCGGGTCTTCTGGCAGATCCACGTGCCGCTGTCCAGGTCCGCGATGGTCGCCGCGTTCGTCTTCCAGTTCGTCGCCGTCTGGAACGACCTCCTCTTCGGGATCACCCTGTCCACCAGCCGCAACATCCGTCCGGTGATGGCCGCGCTCGCCGAACTCCAGGGCAACTACTCCAACGTCGGCCCCCCGGTCGTACTGGGCGGAGCGCTCCTCGTCTCGCTGCCGACCGTCGTCCTGTTCTTCTCCGCTCAGCGGTTCTTCGTCAGCAGTCTCAAGCTCGGCTGA
- a CDS encoding glycoside hydrolase family 76 protein, protein MKIPARTALALAAAPLLCAALCPTPAAAAQPAANPWKDRAVHTYDALQKHLYQGAEAHGLYMEKFPRQGADNAHSYLWPMREAAAATVDMAGLPGEGGTYTADAAERFATLELYFEPRDGRPGYDSYLPAPLGQGGDVFYDDNSVVGLSLLDQYRATGDTSYLHRAELTFDIVGRGWDDDPAKECPGGMDWVDSPANTMRAANVTGLAAELAARLHQETHKSRYLTSAQKWYEWNWSCLRESPGLYRNSRGDDGTVDPTLWSYNSGAMVGAATTLYQVTGDRSYLKRAVRDADGSLAYWKQGERLHDQPAIFDAIYFDNLRILAAVHPGQDYRQVEKAYAERTWKENRDPSNGLFRFQPSGGGDYDASAPAETLEQSAMVQIFAGLATDGS, encoded by the coding sequence GTGAAGATCCCCGCCCGCACCGCCCTCGCGCTGGCCGCCGCCCCGCTGCTGTGCGCCGCCCTGTGCCCCACGCCCGCTGCCGCCGCGCAGCCGGCGGCGAACCCGTGGAAGGACCGCGCGGTCCACACGTACGACGCACTTCAGAAGCACCTGTACCAAGGGGCGGAGGCGCACGGCCTGTACATGGAGAAGTTTCCGCGCCAGGGCGCCGACAACGCCCACTCCTACCTCTGGCCGATGCGCGAGGCGGCGGCCGCGACGGTCGATATGGCCGGCCTCCCCGGTGAGGGCGGGACCTACACGGCGGACGCGGCCGAGCGCTTCGCCACCCTGGAGCTCTACTTCGAGCCCCGCGACGGCCGGCCCGGCTACGACTCGTACCTCCCCGCACCGCTCGGCCAGGGCGGCGACGTCTTCTACGACGACAACTCCGTGGTGGGCCTTTCGCTGCTGGACCAGTACCGCGCCACCGGGGACACCAGCTACCTCCACCGGGCGGAACTGACCTTCGACATCGTCGGCCGAGGCTGGGACGACGACCCGGCCAAGGAGTGCCCCGGCGGAATGGACTGGGTCGACTCCCCGGCCAACACCATGCGCGCCGCCAACGTGACGGGCCTCGCCGCGGAACTGGCCGCCCGCCTCCACCAGGAGACGCACAAGAGCCGCTACCTGACGAGCGCCCAGAAGTGGTACGAGTGGAACTGGTCCTGCCTGCGCGAGTCCCCGGGCCTCTACCGCAACAGCCGGGGTGACGACGGAACCGTCGACCCCACCCTGTGGAGCTACAACTCCGGTGCCATGGTCGGCGCCGCGACGACGCTCTACCAGGTCACCGGGGACCGCTCCTACCTCAAGCGCGCCGTGCGGGACGCGGACGGCTCGCTCGCCTACTGGAAGCAGGGCGAGCGTCTGCACGACCAGCCGGCGATCTTCGACGCGATCTACTTCGACAACCTCCGGATCCTGGCCGCGGTGCACCCCGGCCAGGACTACCGGCAGGTGGAGAAGGCCTACGCCGAGCGCACCTGGAAGGAGAACCGGGACCCGTCGAACGGCCTCTTCCGCTTCCAGCCCTCGGGCGGCGGCGACTACGACGCGTCCGCCCCGGCGGAGACCCTCGAACAGTCCGCGATGGTCCAGATCTTCGCGGGCCTGGCCACCGACGGCTCCTGA
- a CDS encoding alpha-mannosidase, whose protein sequence is MPRPDLSRPSWWDSDIARDILRDRGVSATGVLGGHTVRLSCEPLLRHDGDGGLLQSVRVRAGRPLTRAHVTTLSGTSVRCELIPGPDGDTRLLVPEVDSPLAVQVELPELAPGERVEVLLTPQRHWTLHLVQHAHLDIGYTDPQGTVLAEGRKYLDSLLELCRATDDRPDASMFRWAVEGFFSFENWSANRPPEQVARFLERVREGRIELTAMPFNLHTETCSTDELHELLRPVRELREQHGIDITTAMQTDVPGQVVGLPDVLADSGIRYLSVAHNWAGRAVPHHNGGGELPRLFRWQAPSGRSVLVWRTDTPHGLAYMEGSILGFDESFDRVDDLLPHYLSALATHQYPHEGRGIPGFPVLDEEFKGDPYPWDILHLRVLGKFADNGPPRRVIADTVNRWNEEWAFPALRTSRNEDFFADAEARYGDRLETFEGDWSDWWVDGVGAGAVPLAATRDGQAALADAQSVAGHAEILGAAGAGITAAAPDVYRAASLFNEHTWGGGDPWTHGDHGHASGERQWHWKYAQALRAHDDAKTLLDGAGAALGGRLPPRAGTLAGYYVTNTCSWTRSETVRLFLPESTVLLEDPVRVLDARDGSPLDHTEEAQTNELHRAAGRFLLFRLADVPAHGAVRVDIVAGEGTSPAAATDDAQSTVLENEFLRVSVDLRSAWIGSVTDKRTGRELVRQDATLGLNGYMYDEYATAGGFNHQSSKTTANGSMHLLASRTAAPPAALVDRFRDATGETLVYECAPAGTELLRVRVHLPHGQARIDLENRIVKRATLTKESAFFAFPFAMRQPAVRMEATGGMTGTGLPTVPGSAQHMRAVRRWVSFEEDTVVAAVATQDAPLVQVGGIAIPYAPYPQSLAQDEPGTLFSWVHNNIWDTNFPSEQAFDHVFRYSVAMGEAPHITGPELGMRTAAAGSRPLLAVRALAEETGEPAAGYGLLTVSDPRVRVVGLTVPAPGQVLVRLQSYAEEPVTCRITPGFPVTETVAADYLGAAGAPLEADAGGAPAIDVPTLGTRAVLLRL, encoded by the coding sequence ATGCCCCGCCCCGACCTGTCCCGCCCCTCCTGGTGGGACTCCGACATCGCCCGCGACATCCTGCGCGACCGTGGCGTGAGCGCCACCGGCGTCCTCGGCGGACACACCGTCCGGCTCTCCTGCGAGCCACTTCTGCGCCATGACGGCGACGGCGGACTCCTGCAGTCCGTACGCGTACGGGCCGGCCGTCCCCTCACGCGGGCCCACGTCACCACCCTGTCCGGTACGTCCGTGCGCTGCGAGCTGATACCCGGCCCGGACGGCGACACCCGGCTGCTGGTCCCCGAGGTGGACTCGCCCCTCGCTGTCCAGGTGGAACTGCCCGAACTGGCGCCGGGCGAGCGCGTCGAGGTGCTGCTGACCCCCCAGCGGCACTGGACCCTGCACCTGGTGCAGCACGCCCACCTCGACATCGGCTATACGGACCCGCAGGGCACGGTGCTCGCCGAGGGCCGCAAATACCTCGACTCCCTCCTCGAACTGTGCCGCGCGACGGACGACCGGCCCGACGCCTCGATGTTCCGCTGGGCGGTCGAGGGCTTCTTCAGCTTCGAGAACTGGTCGGCGAACCGTCCGCCCGAGCAGGTGGCCCGGTTCCTGGAGCGGGTGCGCGAGGGCCGTATCGAGCTGACCGCGATGCCGTTCAACCTGCACACGGAGACCTGCTCCACCGACGAACTGCACGAACTCCTGCGACCTGTACGGGAGTTGCGTGAGCAGCACGGCATCGACATCACCACGGCGATGCAGACGGACGTCCCCGGTCAGGTCGTCGGGCTGCCCGACGTACTCGCGGACAGCGGCATCCGCTATCTGTCGGTGGCCCACAACTGGGCCGGGCGGGCGGTACCGCACCACAACGGCGGCGGGGAACTGCCCCGGCTGTTCAGGTGGCAGGCGCCGAGCGGACGCAGCGTGCTGGTGTGGCGCACGGACACCCCGCACGGGCTGGCGTACATGGAGGGCTCGATCCTGGGCTTCGACGAGTCCTTCGACCGGGTCGACGACCTCCTGCCCCACTACCTGTCGGCGCTGGCCACCCACCAGTACCCGCACGAGGGGCGCGGCATCCCCGGCTTCCCGGTCCTGGACGAGGAGTTCAAGGGCGACCCGTACCCCTGGGACATCCTGCACCTGCGGGTGCTGGGCAAGTTCGCGGACAACGGTCCGCCGCGCCGGGTCATCGCGGACACCGTGAACCGGTGGAACGAGGAGTGGGCCTTCCCCGCCCTTCGCACCTCACGCAACGAGGACTTCTTCGCCGACGCGGAGGCCCGTTACGGCGACCGGCTGGAGACCTTCGAAGGCGACTGGAGCGACTGGTGGGTGGACGGGGTCGGCGCCGGTGCCGTCCCGCTCGCGGCCACCCGTGACGGCCAGGCGGCGCTGGCCGACGCCCAGTCGGTGGCCGGTCACGCGGAGATCCTCGGCGCGGCGGGCGCCGGGATCACCGCGGCGGCCCCCGACGTCTACCGGGCGGCCTCCCTGTTCAACGAGCACACCTGGGGCGGCGGCGACCCGTGGACGCACGGCGATCACGGGCATGCGTCCGGGGAGCGCCAGTGGCACTGGAAATACGCGCAGGCGCTGCGCGCCCACGACGACGCGAAGACGCTCCTCGACGGTGCCGGTGCGGCCCTCGGCGGCCGGCTCCCGCCGCGTGCGGGCACCCTGGCCGGCTACTACGTCACCAACACGTGCAGCTGGACCCGTTCGGAGACGGTCCGGCTCTTCCTCCCCGAGAGCACGGTCCTGCTGGAGGACCCGGTCCGGGTGCTCGACGCGCGCGACGGCTCACCGCTGGACCACACCGAGGAGGCGCAGACCAACGAACTGCACCGGGCCGCGGGCCGTTTCCTCCTGTTCCGGCTCGCCGATGTGCCCGCGCACGGGGCGGTGCGCGTGGACATCGTCGCGGGGGAGGGGACATCACCCGCCGCCGCGACGGACGACGCGCAGTCCACCGTCCTGGAGAACGAGTTCCTCCGGGTGAGCGTCGATCTGCGGTCCGCGTGGATCGGCTCGGTCACCGACAAGCGCACCGGCCGGGAACTGGTGCGGCAGGACGCCACCCTCGGGCTCAACGGCTACATGTACGACGAGTACGCCACGGCGGGCGGCTTCAACCACCAGTCGAGCAAGACCACCGCGAACGGCTCGATGCACCTCCTCGCCTCCCGCACGGCTGCCCCGCCGGCCGCGCTGGTGGACCGCTTCCGTGACGCCACCGGCGAGACCCTTGTCTACGAGTGCGCACCGGCCGGCACCGAGCTGCTGCGCGTACGCGTCCATCTCCCGCACGGTCAGGCCCGCATCGATCTGGAGAACCGGATCGTGAAGCGCGCGACGCTGACGAAGGAGAGCGCGTTCTTCGCCTTCCCCTTCGCGATGCGGCAGCCGGCCGTCCGGATGGAGGCCACCGGAGGCATGACGGGCACCGGTCTGCCGACCGTGCCGGGGTCCGCACAGCACATGCGCGCGGTGCGGCGCTGGGTGAGCTTCGAGGAGGACACCGTGGTCGCCGCGGTGGCCACCCAGGACGCCCCACTGGTGCAGGTGGGCGGGATCGCGATCCCGTACGCGCCCTATCCGCAGTCGCTCGCCCAGGACGAACCCGGCACCCTCTTCTCCTGGGTCCACAACAACATCTGGGACACCAACTTCCCCTCAGAGCAGGCCTTCGACCACGTGTTCCGCTACAGCGTGGCCATGGGGGAGGCTCCGCACATCACCGGACCCGAGCTGGGCATGCGCACCGCGGCCGCCGGCAGCCGCCCGCTCCTCGCCGTACGCGCCCTGGCCGAGGAGACCGGGGAACCGGCGGCCGGCTACGGACTGCTGACCGTCAGCGACCCGAGGGTCCGTGTCGTCGGGCTCACCGTTCCCGCCCCCGGACAGGTGCTGGTCAGGCTCCAGTCCTACGCAGAGGAGCCGGTCACCTGCCGGATCACCCCCGGCTTCCCGGTCACGGAGACGGTGGCCGCCGACTACCTCGGCGCCGCCGGTGCGCCCCTGGAGGCGGACGCCGGGGGCGCACCGGCCATCGACGTGCCGACGCTGGGGACCCGGGCGGTGCTCCTGCGCCTGTAG